In Archocentrus centrarchus isolate MPI-CPG fArcCen1 chromosome 21, fArcCen1, whole genome shotgun sequence, the following are encoded in one genomic region:
- the LOC115800353 gene encoding phospholipase A and acyltransferase 2-like — translation MNYQQQIDHVVSTAKFGDLIEFSYPVGYSHWAVYDEDGYVIHFAVADEKQLMTTVRTYLQKIIPVCGDLLLGETKIRRVPLGEVNVPHGAQVLICNNRHAFTPSVPEDMRLRRDGLLDQSFQYNLFTLNCEHFATFIRYGKAVCNQIPARPKNEECTSASKVFSDTVSAKETF, via the exons ATGAACTATCAGCAACAG ATTGATCATGTTGTGTCCACTGCCAAATTTGGAGATTTGATAGAATTCTCCTACCCAGTTGGATACTCGCACTGGGCAGTCTATGACGAAGATGGATACGTAATCCATTTTGCGGTCGCAG atgaGAAGCAACTAATGACAACTGTACGTACTTATCTGCAAAAAATCATCCCAGTATGTGGGGATCTTCTCCTCGGCGAAACCAAGATTCGCAGAGTCCCTCTTGGTGAGGTCAATGTCCCACACGGAGCCCAGGTGTTGATTTGTAACAACCGGCATGCCTTCACACCATCAGTACCCGAGGATATGAGGCTACGCCGTGACGGCCTTCTTGATCAATCCTTTCAATATAATCTTTTCACTCTGAACTGCGAGCACTTTGCCACTTTCATACGCTACGGAAAAGCTGTATGCAACCAG ATCCCTGCAAGGCCCAAGAATGAGGAGTGCACGTCAGCATCTAAAGTCTTCAGTGACACTGTCAGTGCAAAGGAAACTTTTTAG